A stretch of DNA from Lycium ferocissimum isolate CSIRO_LF1 chromosome 4, AGI_CSIRO_Lferr_CH_V1, whole genome shotgun sequence:
gagaaaaaagaaagatctaTTATTAGTTGCCACAGATCATAGAAACGATGACGAATTTTGATTCATCTCCTTTTCGCTTGGTTTAATTATGTGTATCCCTTTACATCTTTGAAAAATGCCTTGTAAAAGCCCAAAGAATAAAATCCATAGTTTATTGGATGCACGATTTTACCCGGTTCAACCCGTTAGACCAAATAATCTGGAATCTCATTTACTCTAAAGAGCAAATTATATGTAATGATCTTTtgagtttttaaaattatgctactttaatttaataaaacAAGATAACAATGAACTCTATTTTGCACCTCAAGAAAGTCCAAAATTTACCCAAGACTGTCTTCTCGATATATTCGTTGTTCCTCCCTCGAATTAATGGGTGCACCActggtctttttttttccttttttctttttcccccatttttggaggatctgtAGTGTTTCCACGCTTTCCATCCAGTGTAACTCGAACCTTGAACCTACCGGTGGTTGGAGGTGCTTTACCAACTGGGCAACCTTCACTTGTCAGGTGCACCGCTTGTCCAAAATagagtaaataaagaaaaaattaaatgtCCTGCCTTTCTATATCTTTTGTTCCTTTTCAGAAAGCTGTAAATTAATACGAAGATACTATAAAACAGAATTAGTTCTTTGCCATAAGAAGAAAGTTAACATCAGGGATATATAAAAGAGAATAGAGAAGACAAGTCCCAAGCATTGGGAATTAAACATTAACAATCAATATTAAAAACTTTTGCTAACCgagagaaataaaataaaaaaaacacaacAGATATATCAGAAACAAATGAAATTCAAAACTTAACACTGATCTGAATGCAGAAAGCAAAGCAGTACATATTACTAATTGAAGAAGCTCCTTGTCACTTTGGCATGCAAGAATCGAAATTGTCCAATTTCATCGATCATGCATAATATGAATACGTATTGTTGTTCATAATAAATCATGTGCCTGCTCAATAGGAGTAGCAAATTGGAGAAGGTCCTTGTAATTCTCGAAGACAGACATGTCTTGTTCATTCAAGTTCACGAACGCTTCAACTCCTCTGCGATCAGGTGTATTCATCAATATAAAGATCTTGTTAGCTGGACCACTTGCTATACTTCCTCTAGCAGGTTTCCCCCATCCAAAGTCTAGTTTCTCGAATTCGAACCCTAAAAAGCTAGTGTTAGTGTACACATCACAGTTCCTTTGCTGGTATGGCGCTTCTCCGTTTCTATATGCATCCAGCATCTCCGAAACCAACTCATTTTGTTCCACATTATTTCTGCCCGAGAGGTTGTCTTTGGACTTTCTTATATCAGCTACTAATTTTGGCAATTTGAGGTCTTGTTCTTCGTGATATATTGGTGTGGAAAATACGGTGAGGATATTCCCAATAGAGGTTGGTGGTAGAGGAGGTGACATTGATGCTCGTAAATTTGAGCACTGGATCAACTGAGATGGCTTGAACGAACCCGAGTTGTCATTAGCACTGACAGCACATTTATAGAGAAGTGCATTGACCACCTCGTTCCTCGTTGGATTTGTTACTCCAGATTCATGAGCAACCAAGGCTTTGAGAGCACGTATCTTAGAGGCGGAGAAAACAAACCTCTTTTGGATACATTCTTCCGGTTTTGAATCAACCAATGGGAAGACAAG
This window harbors:
- the LOC132053849 gene encoding acyltransferase Pun1-like → MVNVSIISKKTIKPLSPTPSTQRLHKLSLVDQVVSHSYIPLVFFYTKHQVATIPNGSKQLSQLLANSLSKTLTCYYPWAGSLKDNATIECDDHGAEFFEVQINSPMDKIVYHPDSRIKDLTFPQGTLWGSCIGRASTVAQLSHFECGGIALSVCVSHKVGDGCSAYYFLRDWAALTRNPNAKLAPCFVEDSLIPSPFDGPLVFPLVDSKPEECIQKRFVFSASKIRALKALVAHESGVTNPTRNEVVNALLYKCAVSANDNSGSFKPSQLIQCSNLRASMSPPLPPTSIGNILTVFSTPIYHEEQDLKLPKLVADIRKSKDNLSGRNNVEQNELVSEMLDAYRNGEAPYQQRNCDVYTNTSFLGFEFEKLDFGWGKPARGSIASGPANKIFILMNTPDRRGVEAFVNLNEQDMSVFENYKDLLQFATPIEQAHDLL